Proteins from a single region of Prinia subflava isolate CZ2003 ecotype Zambia chromosome 10, Cam_Psub_1.2, whole genome shotgun sequence:
- the MRPS14 gene encoding small ribosomal subunit protein uS14m, with protein MAAAALGWALRAARQVLPSPCPRQVRSYYVDWRMLRDVKRRKMAYEYADERLRINAIRKNSILPKELQEVADKEIAALPRDSCPARIRNRCVLTSRPRGVKRRWRLSRIVFRHFADHAQMCGVQRAMW; from the exons atggcggcggccGCGCTGGGCTGGGCGCTGAGGGCGGCTCGGCAG gttCTCCCCTcgccctgcccaaggcaggtgCGGAGCTACTATGTGGACTGGAGGATGCTGCGGGACGTGAAGAGAAGGAAGATGGCCTACGAGTATGCGGATGAGAGGCTGCGGATCAACGCCATCCGCAAGAATTCCATCCTTCCCAAGGAGCTGCAG GAGGTGGCTGACAAGGAGATCGCGGCGCTGCCGCGGGACAGCTGCCCCGCGCGCATCCGGAACCGCTGTGTGCTGACGTCCCGCCCGCGCGGGGTGAAGCGGCGCTGGAGGCTCAGCAGGATCGTGTTCCGCCACTTTGCCGACCACGCTCAGATGTGCGGGGTGCAGAGAGCCATGTGGTGA
- the LOC134555260 gene encoding LOW QUALITY PROTEIN: tenascin-N-like (The sequence of the model RefSeq protein was modified relative to this genomic sequence to represent the inferred CDS: inserted 4 bases in 4 codons; deleted 1 base in 1 codon; substituted 2 bases at 2 genomic stop codons), translating into MKAAVLFEGSALPLRTCQMNFQAWLAFPMGLLLCCALQTSAVQHPSSHNCTSSAQRISFSHFCKIDLLTSSQVKAKANLLQHNEENSTMQXPGEAKRNEKQNIIFRHNIPVHAPTGNCETLTHIKDLFEKMEKLEREVAELREVCSPQKCCGESQVVPHCSGHGSAGSCGCDEPFXGEDCSLQGCLETCSSCHSGICGTARGVCQHHKEFIGQDWSENECPGDCSGFCDTGXYCCNGFFGLYCSRVRHAWELLLSSFLQFSPSHTLLVNPVGKPTLGSPWLVWSFCWLTGPSRHAVHAVWVTEEMEHSLEGEWENPQTDVHYYKLKFRSLVEMDEKQVMVPKSNDPESRCILTGEPETEHEVTVIPVKDNRGKPSSGTGRTGVDSPINVTTDQETEDTTPVSWNKVEAPLGTWGDSSARGDTKEIQVGTENDMVTQLDLKPDMEYVTVIWAEKGPQRSKKASTRAVTVSQTAEQQNGNASGSMYTIYVNRDGSRLLQVYCDMGTDRGWWTVSLDKLHNLMSCSSICYELCGFVDSQQLCLCYDFFQAASSRDGYRLSVGNYRGSAGDSRACHNGWKFTTWDRDSXVALSSCALTHQGTWWCKSCHLASLSGRHGESSHSELSSRAGGVNXESWKGHXFSIPFMEIKIHPQSSSNEPILGRRKKSLSKKREKIRAYIELSAEQYPVFNISSQSLIQLSPIQRRPQLTNVHPGTSGSAGQPATRLWSC; encoded by the exons atgaaagcagctgtgctgtttGAAGGGTCAGCTCTTCCTCTGAGAACCTGCCAGATGAATTTCCAGGCCTGGCTTGCCTTCCCAATGGGTTtattgctgtgctgtgctctccaGACATCTGCTGTTCAGCATCCTTCATCTCATAACTGCACCAGCAGTGCTCAAAGAATATCCTTCAGCCACTTCTGTAAGATTGACCTGCTCACATCCTCCCAAGTTAAAGCTAAAGCAAATCTGCTACAGCATAATGAAGAGAATAGTACAATGC GTCCTGGAGAGGccaagagaaatgaaaagcagaatataATCTTCAGGCACAACATCCCTGTGCATGCACCCACAGGGAACTGTGAAACTTTGACCCACATTAAGGATCTCTTTGAAAAGATGGAGAAGCTTGAGAGGGAagtggcagagctgagggaagtTTGCAGCCCTCAGAAGTGCTGTGGAGAAAGCCAAG TTGTCCCTCACTGCAGTGgccatggcagtgctgggagttGTGGCTGTGATGAGCCTT CTGGTGAGGATTGCAGCCTTCAGGGGTGCCTGGAGACCTGCAGTTCT TGCCACAGTGGGATctgtggcacagccagaggGGTCTGCCAGCACCACAAGGAGTTCATTGGCCAGGACTGGAGTGAGAATGAATGTCCTGGGGATTGCAGTGGCTTCTGTGACACAG GTTACTGCTGCAATGGCTTCTTTGGCCTCTACTGCTCCAGGGTAAGACATGCCTGGGAGTTACTTCTCTCTTCATTCTTGCAATTCTCTCCTTCCCATACACTTCTAGTTAATCCTGTAGGTAAGCCAACCCTGGGATCACCATGGTTGGTTTGGAGTTTCTGCTGGCTGACTGGTCCTT CCCGGCATGCAGTCCATGCTGTCTGGGTGACAGAGGAGATGGAGCACTCCCTGGAAGGGGAGTGGGAGAACCCACAAACAGATGTGCATTATTACAAGCTGAAGTTCAGATCGCTTGTGGAGATGGATGAGAAGCAGGTCATGGTGCCCAAAAGCAATGACCCTGAGAGCAGATGCATCCTCACTGGTGA GCCTGAAACAGAACATGAGGTCACTGTCATACCTGTGAAAGACAACAGAGGGAAACCATCCTCAGGGACTGGCAGGACTG GAGTCGATAGCCCAATCAATGTGACAACTGACCAGGAGACAGAAGATACCACCCCTGTCTCATGGAATAAAGTGGAGGCTCCCTTAGGTACATGGGGAGATTCCTCAGCTCGTGGAGACACCAAGGAAATACAGGTAGGCACTGAAAACGACATGGTCACCCAACTGGATCTGAAGCCAGACATGGAATATGTCACTGTCATCTGGGCAGAGAAGGGCCCCCAGAGGAGCAAGAAGGCAAGCACCAGAGCTGTGACAG TATCCcagactgcagagcagcagaatggAAATGCCTCTGGCAGCATGTACACCATTTATGTAaacagggatggcagcaggctgctgcaggtgtaCTGTGACATGGGCACTGACAGAGGCTGGTGGACAGTGA gtCTTGACAAGCTACACAACCTCatgagctgcagctccatctGCTATGAGCTCTGTGGATTTGTGGACAGCCAACAGCTCTGTCTGTGCTATGACTTCTTCCAGGCTGCCTCAAGCAGGGATGGATACAGGCTGTCAGTGGGGAATTAcagaggcagtgctg GGGATTCAAGGGCCTGCCACAATGGCTGGAAGTTCACAacatgggacagggaca gagtggctctcagcagctgtgccctgacACACCAGGGCACATGGTGGTGTAAGAGCTGCCACCTGGCCAGCCTCAGTGGGAGGCACGGGGAGAGCAGTCACAGtgagctgagcagcagagctggt GGCGTGAACTAGGAGTCATGGAAAGGACATTAATTCTCCATCCCTTTTATGGAGATTAAGATCCATCCTCAGTCTTCCAGTAATGAGCCAatcctggggaggaggaagaagtcTTTAtcaaagaagagggaaaagatcaGGGCTTACATAGAACTCTCTGCAGAACAATATCCAGTATTCAATATTTCTTCACAAAGTTTGATTCAGCTTTCTCCAATACAAAGGAGACCACAGCTGACCAATGTGCACCCAGGGACATCTGGATCTGCAGGCCAACCTGCTACCAGACTTTGGAGCTGCTAG
- the KIAA0040 gene encoding uncharacterized protein KIAA0040 homolog — protein MQQKISSFFNSILELIRTKHEEGIFNTVCLAVLLGLPFVVLIAFIFICCHCCFCRRRRESTRKDGPSSNGQLHAERNKKKKKKKKKQDEEDLWISAQPKLLLLDKRPSLPI, from the coding sequence ATGCAGCAGAAGATCAGCTCTTTCTTCAATTCCATCTTGGAGCTCATCCGTACCAAGCATGAGGAAGGCATCTTCAACACTGTCTGCCTGGCCGTGCTGTTGGGTCTGCCCTTCGTTGTCCTCATTGCCTTCATCTTcatctgctgccactgctgcttctgcagacGGAGGAGAGAAAGCACGAGGAAAGACGGTCCCAGCAGCAATGGGCAGCTGCATGCCGAGAggaataagaagaaaaagaagaagaagaagaagcaggatGAAGAGGACCTGTGGATCTCTGCTCAGCCCAAGCTGCTCTTGCTGGACAAGAGACCCTCCTTGCCCATCTAG